A genomic stretch from Schistosoma haematobium chromosome 4, whole genome shotgun sequence includes:
- the GRPEL1 gene encoding GrpE protein 1, mitochondrial (EggNog:ENOG410V7AV~COG:O) codes for MALNIVARFSRSVNLNTTHLEQFRCPVTSIGKGYFGLHLNRKFSTEAVGESTPKESDKEIESLKNEMLKITERYNDLDDKYKRALAESENMRKRLMKQIDEAKLFGIQSFCKDLLEVADILTSATKSAPQDQLKDGVNPPFANLYHGLVLTESQLFKVFSRYNLVQISPQVGEHFDPNIHEAVFQAPLEAGKEKNTVAVVTKVGYQLHGRPLRPACVGVFGP; via the exons ATGGCGCTAAACATTGTTGCCAGGTTTTCGCGCAGTGTTAATTTAAATACTACACACTTGGAGCAGTTTCG TTGCCCTGTGACTTCTATTGGAAAAGGCTACTTTGGATTGCATCTCAATCGTAAATTTAGCACAGAAGCCGTTGGAGAGTCAACGCCGAAGGAAAGTGATAAAGAAATAGAATCCTTAAAGAATGAAATGCTGAAAATAACTGAAAGATATAATGATTTAGATGACAAATATAAAAGGGCTCTCGCCGAGTCCGAAAACATGCGGAAACGTTTGATGAAACAGATAGATGAAGCCAAACTATTCGGTATCCAAAGTTTCTGCAAAGATTTACTGGAAGTGGCTGATATTTTAACATCTGCTACTAAATCAGCTCCTCAAGACCAATTAAAAGATGGAGTTAATCCTCCGTTCGCTAATTTGTACCATGGATTAGTATTGACAGAAAGCCAGTTGTTCAAG GTTTTCTCCCGCTATAACTTAGTCCAGATTTCTCCACAAGTTGGTGAACATTTTGACCCAAATATTCATGAAGCTGTATTCCAAGCTCCTTTGGAAGCTGGAAAGGAAAAAAATACAGTCGCTGTGGTCACAAAAGTAGGTTATCAATTACATGGACGACCTCTGAGACCGGCGTGTGTTGGTGTGTTTGGACCTTAA